In Kocuria turfanensis, a single genomic region encodes these proteins:
- a CDS encoding DUF418 domain-containing protein, translating into MAGLDAARGLVLIGLVSGPMLPGDDGLPGPAWSSLLHPGPAAALVALLAGVGLALGSGGRFPHAGRWLAADRVGAAVRAVLVAGLGLGVGALLPEDVPAGDVLVYYGLLCLLAIPFLHLSATALFAGAAVCWVVAPLPVQALTALLPADTSSGSAFAGVADGPAGTFAQLLLTGTYPALPHLTCLLVGLGLGRVRLRDRGIQVRLLAVGAGVVLVDRTTAFLLHAAGGYGQGPATRGMGEDPLGRMPMWPLVAWPTDSVWWPAVATSHAGPLWAIVPGLGVGLLVLGGCLLISRTSGAWLPALAAMGAVGLTLYTAHLVALSFEARDDQSSLWYLVHLVVTALVALRWHRARGRGPLEQVVDASVQATRRAVLHRSHRT; encoded by the coding sequence GTGGCCGGTCTCGACGCGGCCCGCGGGCTGGTGCTGATCGGGCTGGTGTCGGGACCGATGCTGCCCGGCGACGACGGACTCCCGGGGCCGGCCTGGTCGTCCCTCCTCCACCCGGGGCCTGCGGCGGCACTGGTCGCCCTGCTGGCCGGTGTGGGACTGGCGCTCGGCTCCGGGGGCCGGTTCCCGCACGCGGGCCGGTGGCTGGCCGCCGACCGGGTGGGGGCGGCCGTGCGGGCGGTGCTGGTCGCCGGGCTGGGCCTGGGGGTCGGGGCGCTGCTGCCCGAAGACGTCCCGGCGGGCGACGTCCTGGTCTACTACGGGCTGCTCTGCCTGCTGGCGATCCCGTTCCTGCACCTGTCCGCGACGGCACTGTTCGCCGGCGCGGCGGTCTGCTGGGTCGTGGCTCCGCTGCCGGTGCAGGCGCTGACGGCGCTCCTGCCGGCGGACACGTCCTCCGGGTCCGCGTTCGCCGGCGTGGCGGACGGACCCGCGGGGACGTTCGCACAGCTCCTGCTGACCGGCACCTATCCGGCCCTGCCGCACCTCACCTGTCTGCTGGTCGGGCTGGGCCTGGGGCGGGTGCGCCTGCGCGACAGAGGAATCCAGGTCCGTCTGCTGGCGGTGGGGGCGGGGGTGGTGCTCGTCGACCGCACCACTGCCTTCCTGCTCCACGCTGCCGGCGGGTACGGCCAGGGACCGGCGACCCGGGGGATGGGCGAGGACCCACTGGGCAGGATGCCGATGTGGCCTCTGGTCGCCTGGCCCACCGACTCCGTGTGGTGGCCGGCGGTCGCCACCTCGCACGCCGGCCCGCTGTGGGCGATCGTGCCGGGCCTGGGCGTGGGCCTGCTGGTGCTGGGGGGCTGCCTGCTGATCTCCAGGACGTCCGGGGCATGGTTGCCGGCGCTGGCGGCGATGGGCGCGGTGGGCCTGACCCTGTACACCGCCCACCTGGTGGCGCTGTCCTTCGAGGCTCGCGACGACCAGTCCTCCCTCTGGTACCTCGTGCACCTGGTGGTCACGGCGCTGGTCGCCCTGCGCTGGCACCGGGCGCGGGGCCGGGGCCCGCTGGAGCAGGTGGTCGACGCGAGCGTGCAGGCGACCCGCCGGGCCGTGCTCCACCGCTCCCACCGGACGTGA
- the xdhC gene encoding xanthine dehydrogenase accessory protein XdhC, whose product MDWLDALQHLRAAGAPGVLATVTEVRGHAPREAGAKMVVAGTATWDSVGGGNLEATVVERARVLLATGATVPETLTFSLNEHAAVEHGRQCCGGVVTVLLEPQGSRPAVAVFGMGHVGHELARVLSRLPLHLHLVDSREGQLDAARLADVTDGTAQVHLHHSPVPENVLAGLPAGAHVLIMSHDHAEDFVLCDAALRRGDLGTVGLIGSRAKWARFRQRLRAEGHPESTVDRITCPIGLPGVPGKAPAVIAISVAASLLRDLTGAPAAAPAGLSGPGATTEAVT is encoded by the coding sequence GTGGACTGGCTGGACGCGCTGCAGCACCTGCGCGCGGCGGGCGCGCCGGGGGTGCTCGCCACCGTGACGGAGGTGCGCGGGCACGCCCCCCGGGAGGCCGGGGCCAAGATGGTCGTGGCCGGGACCGCCACGTGGGACAGCGTGGGCGGGGGCAACCTCGAGGCCACCGTGGTCGAGCGGGCGCGCGTCCTCCTCGCCACCGGGGCCACGGTCCCGGAGACGCTGACCTTCTCGCTCAACGAGCACGCCGCCGTCGAGCACGGACGGCAGTGCTGCGGGGGCGTGGTCACCGTCCTGCTCGAGCCCCAGGGCTCCCGGCCCGCGGTGGCGGTGTTCGGCATGGGACACGTGGGGCACGAGCTCGCCCGGGTGCTGTCCCGGCTGCCCCTGCACCTGCACCTGGTGGACAGCCGGGAAGGCCAGCTGGACGCCGCCCGGCTCGCCGACGTCACCGACGGGACCGCGCAGGTCCACCTCCACCACAGCCCCGTCCCGGAGAACGTCCTGGCCGGGCTGCCGGCCGGAGCGCACGTGCTGATCATGAGCCACGACCACGCCGAGGACTTCGTGCTGTGCGACGCGGCGCTGCGCCGGGGCGACCTGGGCACCGTGGGCCTGATCGGCTCCCGGGCCAAGTGGGCCCGCTTCCGACAGCGCCTGCGCGCGGAGGGGCACCCGGAGAGCACCGTGGACCGCATCACCTGCCCCATCGGGCTCCCCGGCGTCCCCGGCAAGGCCCCCGCGGTGATCGCGATCAGCGTCGCCGCGAGCCTGCTCCGGGACCTCACCGGCGCACCGGCGGCAGCGCCCGCGGGCCTCAGCGGGCCGGGCGCGACCACCGAGGCGGTGACATGA
- a CDS encoding nucleobase:cation symporter-2 family protein — translation MSSTASGHQDHDHRIRRDRPARPAPGPEDEKLPLGRTTAYGFQHVLTMYGAIVAVPLIIGQAAGVSGEQIALLISSCLLMGGIATILQSFGAPYLGSRLPLVQGVSFAGVAPMLAILAGGSDLTTIFGAVLVSSVVGFLLAGAFSRVLRLFPPVVTGTVITVIGISLLPVAITWAAGGGEGGAADPRSLALAGITLLIVLVLSKVGVGMISRLSILLSFVLGTAIAAAMGMVDFSGVGQGGIVTFPTPLAFGPPSFEIASIISMLIVVLVTMTETTADILAVGEITGAEVDSRRVANGLRADMLSSAGAPLLNSFTQTAFAANVGLVAVTGIRSRFVVTAAGIIMVGLSMFPVIGEVVAAVPTPVLGGASIVLFGTVASSGVRTLAKVDFNHSMNLVIVAVAFAFGLIPVAAPQFYAGFPSWTQTILGSGISAAAVVAIALNLLFNELAAGNSEHQSAVAAAPVRVVRADTLAHLREGDRIQNGAVVDSDGTEVAVVAEHHFDDVRRMIDDGEITHTGQIRTILAAKDATA, via the coding sequence ATGTCATCGACCGCATCTGGCCACCAGGACCACGACCACCGGATCCGCCGCGACCGCCCGGCGCGACCGGCACCCGGCCCCGAGGACGAGAAGCTCCCGCTGGGGCGCACCACCGCCTACGGCTTCCAGCACGTCCTCACCATGTACGGGGCCATCGTCGCCGTTCCCCTCATCATCGGGCAGGCCGCCGGCGTCTCCGGCGAGCAGATCGCCCTGCTCATCAGCTCCTGCCTGCTCATGGGCGGGATCGCCACGATCCTGCAGAGCTTCGGGGCCCCCTATCTCGGCTCCCGGCTGCCGCTGGTCCAGGGGGTCTCCTTCGCCGGGGTGGCCCCCATGCTCGCCATCCTCGCCGGGGGCAGCGACCTGACCACGATCTTCGGGGCCGTCCTCGTCTCCTCGGTGGTGGGCTTCCTGCTCGCCGGTGCGTTCTCCCGCGTCCTGCGGCTGTTCCCGCCGGTGGTCACGGGCACGGTCATCACGGTCATCGGCATCTCCCTGCTGCCGGTGGCGATCACCTGGGCCGCCGGCGGCGGAGAGGGCGGCGCCGCCGACCCCCGCAGCCTGGCGCTGGCCGGCATCACCCTGCTCATCGTGCTGGTGCTCTCCAAGGTGGGCGTGGGGATGATCTCGCGCCTGTCCATCCTGCTCTCCTTCGTGCTGGGCACGGCGATCGCCGCCGCGATGGGGATGGTCGACTTCTCCGGCGTGGGGCAGGGCGGGATCGTCACCTTCCCGACGCCGCTGGCCTTCGGCCCGCCGAGCTTCGAGATCGCCTCGATCATCTCGATGCTCATCGTGGTGCTGGTGACGATGACCGAGACCACGGCGGACATCCTGGCCGTGGGCGAGATCACCGGGGCCGAGGTGGACTCCCGGCGGGTGGCCAACGGCCTGCGGGCGGACATGCTCTCCTCCGCCGGGGCGCCGCTGCTCAACTCGTTCACCCAGACGGCCTTCGCCGCCAACGTCGGCCTCGTCGCGGTGACGGGCATCCGCAGCCGCTTCGTGGTCACGGCGGCGGGGATCATCATGGTCGGGCTGAGCATGTTCCCCGTCATCGGGGAGGTCGTCGCGGCCGTCCCGACGCCGGTGCTGGGCGGGGCGTCGATCGTGCTCTTCGGCACGGTGGCCTCGTCCGGGGTCCGCACACTGGCCAAGGTGGACTTCAACCACTCCATGAACCTCGTCATCGTGGCGGTCGCCTTCGCCTTCGGTCTCATCCCGGTGGCGGCGCCCCAGTTCTACGCCGGCTTCCCCTCCTGGACCCAGACCATCCTCGGCTCGGGGATCAGCGCCGCGGCGGTCGTGGCCATCGCGCTCAACCTCCTGTTCAACGAACTGGCTGCCGGCAACTCCGAGCACCAGTCCGCCGTCGCGGCGGCACCGGTCCGGGTCGTCCGGGCGGACACCCTGGCGCACCTGCGGGAGGGCGACCGGATCCAGAACGGCGCCGTGGTGGACAGCGACGGGACCGAGGTGGCGGTCGTGGCGGAGCACCACTTCGACGACGTCCGGAGAATGATCGACGACGGGGAGATCACCCACACGGGCCAGATCCGGACGATCCTCGCGGCGAAGGACGCGACGGCCTGA
- a CDS encoding xanthine dehydrogenase small subunit, producing the protein MSEIRVTVNGRTRDGAGVGPHTRLLDWLRGEGLTGAKEGCAEGECGACAVLVARPDGEGSRWTSVNACLPPAAAFDGQEVVTAEGLGAAGGTGTPAALHPVQQEMAVRGGSQCGYCTPGFVCSMAAEYYRPEREAPGASAEARTGTEVTGEEHAAGHECGPNGFDLHALSGNLCRCTGYRPIRDAAYALGAPAEADPLLRRQDRPAQPAPPTRVEAGGARFVRPGSLEELFEHLEDTPEAQLVAGSTDAGVGVNIQHARPPLTLAVDRLEELRTLEVGPERVEIGAALSLSEVERGLAGRVPLLGQLFPQFASRLIRNAATFGGNLGTGSPIGDSAPALLALGASVVLASTGGEREVPLDEYYTGYRQSVRRPGEIIRAVRIPLPQARHSAFHKIAKRRFDDISSVAVGIAVHVEAGTVTSARIGLGGVAATPIRAHGPERILGGAPWNRDTVLAAAAALAGEGTPIDDHRASARYRSAMLEQALLKFWAQNVPAPDLEVSR; encoded by the coding sequence ATGAGTGAGATCCGAGTGACGGTCAACGGTCGGACCCGGGACGGTGCCGGGGTCGGCCCGCACACCCGGCTGCTGGACTGGCTGCGCGGCGAGGGGCTGACCGGCGCCAAGGAGGGCTGCGCCGAGGGCGAGTGCGGTGCCTGCGCGGTGCTCGTCGCCCGCCCGGACGGCGAAGGCAGCCGGTGGACCTCGGTCAACGCGTGCCTGCCCCCCGCCGCCGCCTTCGACGGCCAGGAGGTCGTCACCGCCGAAGGGCTCGGCGCCGCGGGCGGCACCGGCACGCCGGCCGCTCTGCACCCCGTCCAGCAGGAGATGGCCGTCCGGGGAGGCTCCCAGTGCGGCTACTGCACCCCCGGCTTCGTCTGCTCCATGGCCGCCGAGTACTACCGCCCCGAGCGCGAGGCGCCCGGCGCGTCCGCCGAGGCCCGGACCGGCACCGAGGTCACCGGCGAGGAGCACGCGGCCGGCCACGAGTGCGGGCCCAACGGCTTCGACCTGCACGCCCTCAGCGGCAACCTCTGCCGCTGCACCGGCTACCGGCCCATTCGCGACGCCGCCTACGCGCTGGGCGCCCCCGCCGAGGCCGACCCGCTGCTGCGGCGCCAGGACCGGCCCGCGCAGCCGGCCCCGCCCACCCGGGTGGAGGCCGGCGGCGCACGGTTCGTCCGCCCCGGCTCCCTGGAGGAGCTCTTCGAGCACCTCGAGGACACCCCGGAGGCCCAGCTGGTCGCCGGTTCCACGGACGCGGGCGTGGGCGTCAACATCCAGCACGCCCGCCCGCCGCTGACCCTGGCGGTGGACCGGCTCGAGGAGCTGCGCACGCTCGAGGTGGGGCCGGAGCGGGTCGAGATCGGGGCGGCCCTGAGCCTGTCCGAGGTCGAGCGCGGCCTCGCCGGGCGGGTGCCGCTGCTGGGCCAGCTCTTCCCGCAGTTCGCCTCCCGCCTGATCCGCAACGCCGCGACGTTCGGCGGCAACCTCGGGACCGGCTCGCCCATCGGGGACTCGGCCCCGGCGCTGCTGGCCCTGGGCGCGTCCGTGGTGCTCGCCTCCACCGGGGGCGAGCGCGAGGTGCCCCTGGACGAGTACTACACCGGATACCGGCAGAGCGTCCGCCGCCCCGGGGAGATCATCCGCGCCGTGCGGATCCCGCTGCCGCAGGCCCGGCACAGCGCGTTCCACAAGATCGCCAAGCGGCGCTTCGACGACATCTCCAGCGTGGCCGTCGGCATCGCCGTGCACGTGGAGGCCGGCACGGTCACCTCCGCGCGGATCGGCCTGGGCGGCGTGGCCGCCACCCCGATCCGCGCGCACGGCCCGGAGCGCATCCTCGGCGGCGCGCCGTGGAACCGCGACACGGTCCTGGCCGCGGCGGCCGCGCTGGCCGGCGAGGGCACCCCGATCGACGACCACCGGGCCAGCGCCCGCTACCGCTCCGCCATGCTCGAGCAGGCCCTGCTCAAGTTCTGGGCGCAGAACGTGCCCGCTCCCGACCTGGAGGTGTCCCGATGA
- a CDS encoding nucleoside deaminase encodes MSTIHEAAPRTWTHLERAVDLAAESAAGDGGPFGAVVVTADGREFPAVNRVTAEHDPTAHAEVMAIRRACRELSTFDLSGAVLYSSCEPCPLCLSASLWARLDAVYFAADRHDAAAGGFDDAQFHEFFAQGAQERDRALPVRHVALATRTEPFEAWAGNDRRTAY; translated from the coding sequence ATGTCGACCATCCACGAAGCCGCTCCGCGCACCTGGACCCACCTGGAACGGGCCGTCGATCTCGCGGCCGAGAGCGCCGCAGGCGACGGCGGGCCGTTCGGCGCCGTCGTCGTGACCGCCGACGGGCGGGAGTTCCCCGCCGTCAACCGCGTGACCGCGGAGCACGACCCCACGGCGCACGCGGAGGTCATGGCCATCCGCCGCGCCTGCCGCGAGCTGAGCACCTTCGACCTCAGCGGCGCCGTGCTCTACAGCAGCTGCGAGCCCTGCCCGCTGTGCCTGTCGGCGTCCCTGTGGGCCCGGCTGGACGCGGTGTACTTCGCCGCCGACCGCCACGACGCGGCGGCCGGCGGCTTCGACGACGCGCAGTTCCACGAGTTCTTCGCCCAGGGCGCGCAGGAGCGGGACCGGGCCCTGCCCGTCCGCCACGTCGCCCTCGCCACGCGCACGGAACCGTTCGAGGCCTGGGCCGGCAACGACCGGCGCACCGCGTACTGA
- the xdhB gene encoding xanthine dehydrogenase molybdopterin binding subunit, with protein sequence MTSLADRPVNPVVGVPVAHESAAQHVTGTALYTDDLIVRHQDVLHAWPVQAPHAHALVRHLRPAPALAVPGVVRVLTAADVPGVNDSGTKHDEPLFPSEVMFHGHAVCWVLGETLEAARLGAEAVEVDYEPLPSLVTVAEAVEAGSFQGGQPTVSRGDTATALAAAAHRFSGELEFGGQEHFYLETHASFAYVDEGGQVLVHCSTQHPTETQEIVAHVLGLHSHEVTVQCLRMGGGFGGKEMQPHGYAAVAALGSVLTGRPVRLRLNRTQDITLSGKRHPYHARWEAGFDEGGRLQALEATVTSDGGWSLDLSEPVLQRTLCHIDNAYWIPNVQVHGRIAKTHKTSQTAFRGFGGPQGMLVIEEVMGRCAPLLGVDPTELRHRNLYVPGQSTPYGQPVRHAERLRTIWTQLLGRAEVERRREGIAAFNAAHPDTKRALAVTPVKFGISFNLTAFNQAGALVHVYKDGSVLINHGGTEMGQGLHTKMRQVAATALGVPLETVRLAPTRTDKVPNTSATAASSGADLNGGAVKNACEQIRGRLAEVAARKFDIHPDDVRFVDGTVTGIGFHDRQMSFAELAHDAYFQRISLWAAGYYRTEGLHWDGARMQGEPFKYFSYGASVSEVEVDGFTGAYRLLRTDIVHDVGDSLSPLIDVGQIEGGFVQGAGWLTLEDLRWDVSDGPHRGRLATQAASTYKLPSFSEMPEEFNVHLFEQATESGVVYGSKAVGEPPLMLAFSVREALREAAAAFGPGGRSVGLASPATPEAVFWAVQEGRRALTVDAERPPAPATTAAR encoded by the coding sequence ATGACGTCCCTCGCCGACCGCCCCGTCAACCCCGTGGTGGGGGTGCCCGTCGCGCACGAGAGCGCCGCCCAGCACGTCACGGGCACGGCCCTGTACACGGACGACCTGATCGTGCGCCACCAGGACGTGCTGCACGCCTGGCCGGTGCAGGCCCCGCACGCCCACGCCCTCGTGCGGCACCTGCGCCCGGCACCGGCCCTGGCGGTCCCCGGCGTGGTCCGGGTGCTCACCGCCGCGGACGTGCCCGGGGTCAACGATTCCGGCACCAAGCACGACGAGCCGCTGTTCCCCTCCGAGGTCATGTTCCACGGGCACGCGGTGTGCTGGGTGCTGGGCGAGACGCTGGAGGCCGCCCGGCTGGGCGCCGAGGCCGTCGAGGTCGACTACGAGCCGCTGCCGTCGCTGGTCACCGTGGCGGAGGCCGTCGAGGCCGGAAGCTTCCAGGGCGGGCAGCCCACCGTCAGCCGCGGGGACACCGCCACGGCGCTGGCCGCCGCCGCCCACCGCTTCAGCGGGGAGCTCGAGTTCGGCGGCCAGGAGCACTTCTACCTCGAGACCCACGCCTCCTTCGCCTACGTCGACGAGGGCGGGCAGGTCCTGGTGCACTGCAGCACCCAGCACCCCACCGAGACCCAGGAGATCGTCGCCCACGTCCTGGGCCTGCACAGCCACGAGGTCACCGTGCAGTGCCTGCGCATGGGCGGCGGGTTCGGCGGCAAGGAGATGCAGCCGCACGGCTACGCCGCCGTCGCCGCCCTCGGGTCGGTGCTCACGGGACGGCCGGTCCGGCTGCGGCTCAACCGCACCCAGGACATCACCCTGTCCGGCAAGCGCCACCCGTACCACGCCCGGTGGGAGGCCGGTTTCGACGAGGGCGGTCGCCTGCAGGCCCTCGAGGCCACCGTCACCAGCGACGGCGGGTGGAGCCTGGACCTCTCCGAGCCCGTGCTGCAGCGCACGCTGTGCCACATCGACAACGCCTACTGGATCCCCAACGTGCAGGTCCACGGGCGGATCGCGAAGACCCACAAGACCTCCCAGACCGCGTTCCGCGGCTTCGGCGGGCCCCAGGGCATGCTGGTGATCGAGGAGGTGATGGGCCGCTGCGCCCCGCTGCTCGGGGTGGACCCCACGGAGCTGCGCCACCGCAACCTCTACGTCCCCGGCCAGTCCACCCCCTACGGCCAGCCCGTCCGGCACGCCGAGCGGCTGCGCACCATCTGGACGCAGCTGCTCGGCCGGGCCGAGGTCGAGCGCCGACGCGAGGGAATCGCGGCGTTCAACGCCGCCCACCCCGACACCAAGCGGGCGCTCGCGGTCACCCCCGTGAAGTTCGGCATCTCGTTCAACCTCACGGCCTTCAACCAGGCCGGCGCCCTCGTGCACGTCTACAAGGACGGGTCCGTGCTGATCAACCACGGCGGCACCGAGATGGGGCAGGGCCTGCACACCAAGATGCGCCAGGTCGCGGCCACGGCCCTGGGCGTGCCCCTGGAGACGGTCCGGCTCGCGCCCACCCGCACCGACAAGGTGCCCAACACCTCCGCGACGGCCGCCAGCTCCGGGGCGGACCTCAACGGCGGGGCCGTGAAGAACGCCTGCGAGCAGATCCGCGGCCGGCTGGCCGAGGTCGCCGCCCGCAAGTTCGACATCCACCCCGACGACGTCCGGTTCGTGGACGGCACGGTGACCGGCATCGGCTTCCACGACCGGCAGATGTCCTTCGCCGAGCTCGCGCACGACGCCTACTTCCAGCGGATCTCGCTGTGGGCGGCCGGCTACTACCGCACCGAGGGGCTGCACTGGGACGGCGCCCGGATGCAGGGCGAGCCGTTCAAGTACTTCTCCTACGGCGCCTCCGTCTCCGAGGTGGAGGTCGACGGGTTCACCGGCGCCTACCGGCTGCTGCGCACCGACATCGTGCACGACGTCGGGGACAGCCTCTCCCCGCTGATCGACGTCGGGCAGATCGAGGGCGGCTTCGTGCAGGGGGCCGGCTGGCTCACGCTCGAGGACCTGCGCTGGGACGTCTCCGACGGCCCGCACCGGGGCCGTCTGGCCACGCAGGCGGCGAGCACCTACAAGCTGCCGAGCTTCTCGGAGATGCCCGAGGAGTTCAACGTGCACCTCTTCGAGCAGGCCACCGAGAGCGGGGTCGTCTACGGGTCCAAGGCCGTGGGGGAACCGCCCCTCATGCTGGCCTTCAGCGTGCGCGAGGCGCTGCGGGAGGCGGCGGCCGCCTTCGGTCCCGGCGGCCGGAGCGTCGGGCTCGCCAGCCCGGCCACCCCGGAGGCGGTGTTCTGGGCGGTCCAGGAGGGGCGCCGTGCCCTGACCGTCGACGCGGAGAGGCCTCCGGCGCCGGCCACCACGGCGGCGCGCTGA
- a CDS encoding LLM class flavin-dependent oxidoreductase, with amino-acid sequence MQFGIFTIGDVTEDPTTGRVPTEHERIRATVQIAKKAEEVGLDVFATGQHHNPPFVAPANPPILLAAVAAQTERLLLSTATTLITTTDPVRIAEDYAYLQHLSDGRVDLTMGRGNTGPVYPWFGKDIRQGIPLAVENYNLLHRLWREDVVDWHGKFRSALQGFTSTPRPLDDVAPFVWHGSIRSPEIPEQAAYYGDGFFHNNIFWPVEHTRRMVDFYRQRYEHYGHGSYDQAIVGLGGQVFMRRNSQDAVREFRPYFDNAPVYGHGPSLEDFTAQTPLTVGTPEQVVEKTLSFRDYAGDYQRQLFLIDHAGLPLKTVLEQIDLLGEEVVPVLRREFAALKPAHVPEAPTHASLVARHRAGQDPVPGGAADSPAGRARAGQDDRAGQEARR; translated from the coding sequence ATGCAGTTCGGCATCTTCACCATCGGGGACGTCACCGAGGACCCCACCACGGGGCGCGTCCCCACCGAGCACGAGCGGATCAGGGCCACGGTCCAGATCGCCAAGAAGGCCGAGGAGGTGGGGCTGGACGTCTTCGCCACCGGCCAGCACCACAACCCGCCGTTCGTGGCCCCGGCGAACCCGCCCATCCTGCTGGCCGCCGTCGCGGCGCAGACCGAGCGGCTGCTGCTGTCCACGGCCACGACGCTCATCACCACGACCGACCCGGTGCGCATCGCCGAGGACTACGCCTACCTCCAGCACCTGTCCGACGGGCGGGTGGACCTGACGATGGGCCGCGGCAACACGGGCCCCGTGTACCCGTGGTTCGGCAAGGACATCCGCCAGGGCATCCCCCTGGCGGTCGAGAACTACAACCTGCTCCACCGGCTGTGGCGGGAGGACGTGGTCGACTGGCACGGGAAGTTCCGTTCTGCCCTGCAGGGCTTCACCTCGACCCCGCGCCCGCTCGACGACGTGGCCCCCTTCGTCTGGCACGGGTCGATCCGCTCGCCCGAGATCCCCGAGCAGGCCGCCTACTACGGTGACGGGTTCTTCCACAACAACATCTTCTGGCCCGTCGAGCACACCCGGCGGATGGTCGACTTCTACCGGCAGCGCTACGAGCACTACGGCCACGGCTCCTACGACCAGGCGATCGTGGGGCTGGGCGGGCAGGTGTTCATGCGGCGGAACTCCCAGGACGCGGTGCGGGAGTTCCGGCCCTACTTCGACAACGCCCCGGTCTACGGCCACGGTCCCTCCCTGGAGGACTTCACGGCCCAGACGCCGCTGACCGTCGGCACCCCGGAGCAGGTGGTCGAGAAGACCCTCTCCTTCCGTGACTACGCCGGCGACTACCAGCGCCAGCTGTTCCTCATCGACCACGCGGGCCTGCCCCTGAAGACCGTCCTGGAGCAGATCGACCTGCTGGGCGAGGAGGTCGTGCCGGTGCTGCGCCGGGAGTTCGCCGCGCTCAAGCCGGCCCACGTGCCCGAGGCGCCGACCCACGCCTCGCTGGTGGCCCGCCACCGCGCCGGTCAGGACCCGGTGCCCGGCGGTGCCGCGGACTCGCCCGCCGGACGGGCCCGCGCCGGACAGGACGACCGCGCCGGACAGGAGGCCCGTCGATGA
- a CDS encoding 8-oxoguanine deaminase has translation MHPHTTDPGSRLLWLRDPLALYTGEDAGEDTTERTAGGVVVDTASGTVVELVPAGGVPAAPCAVLDAREHVVVPGLINTHHHFYQTLTRAWAPVVSVPLFPWLRDLYPVWARLRPRDLRLATTVAMAELLLSGCTTAADHHYLFPGGMEDSIDVQVEAARSLGMRAVLSRGSMSLGERDGGLPPQHTVQEAEVILADSARLVDAYHERGDGARTQIALAPCSPFSVTREIMRDTAVLAGELDVRLHTHLAETVDEEDFCRERFGLRTVDYLESAGWLTDRTWLAHGIHFDDAELARLGAAGVGVAHCPTSNMRLASGICRAVELEDAGSPVGLGVDGSASNDASNLVLEARQALYVQRLRYGAEAVTPQRALGWATAGSARLLGRPDLGALRPGAQADLAMFRLDGLRFSGAHDPLSALLLCGAERADRVMVGGRWLVEDGAITGLDVEALTAEHTAAARRLVHA, from the coding sequence GTGCACCCCCACACCACCGACCCCGGCTCCCGCCTGCTGTGGCTGCGCGACCCCCTGGCCCTGTACACCGGCGAGGACGCCGGCGAGGACACCACCGAGCGGACGGCCGGCGGCGTCGTGGTGGACACCGCCTCCGGCACCGTGGTGGAGCTGGTCCCCGCCGGCGGCGTCCCGGCCGCGCCGTGCGCGGTCCTCGACGCCCGGGAGCACGTGGTGGTGCCCGGGCTGATCAACACGCACCACCACTTCTACCAGACGCTCACCCGGGCCTGGGCGCCCGTGGTCAGCGTCCCCCTGTTCCCGTGGCTGCGGGACCTCTACCCGGTCTGGGCGCGGCTGCGCCCCCGCGACCTGCGGCTGGCGACCACGGTGGCGATGGCGGAGCTGCTGCTGTCGGGCTGCACCACGGCCGCCGACCACCACTACCTGTTCCCCGGCGGCATGGAGGACTCGATCGACGTGCAGGTCGAGGCCGCGCGCAGCCTCGGCATGCGGGCCGTGCTCTCCCGCGGGTCCATGAGCCTGGGCGAGCGCGACGGCGGACTGCCCCCGCAGCACACGGTGCAGGAGGCGGAGGTCATCCTCGCCGACAGCGCCCGGCTGGTGGACGCCTACCACGAGCGCGGCGACGGCGCCCGGACCCAGATCGCCCTGGCCCCGTGCTCCCCCTTCTCGGTCACGCGGGAGATCATGCGGGACACCGCCGTGCTGGCCGGCGAGCTCGACGTGCGGCTGCACACCCACCTGGCCGAGACCGTCGACGAGGAGGACTTCTGCCGGGAGCGCTTCGGGCTGCGCACGGTCGACTACCTCGAGTCCGCGGGATGGCTCACCGACCGGACCTGGCTGGCCCACGGCATCCACTTCGACGACGCCGAGCTGGCCCGTCTGGGCGCGGCCGGGGTGGGCGTGGCCCACTGCCCCACGTCCAACATGCGCCTGGCCTCCGGGATCTGCCGGGCCGTGGAGCTCGAGGACGCGGGCTCCCCCGTGGGTCTCGGCGTGGACGGGTCGGCCTCCAACGACGCCTCCAACCTGGTGCTGGAGGCCCGTCAGGCCCTGTACGTGCAGCGGCTGCGCTACGGGGCCGAGGCCGTGACCCCGCAGCGCGCGCTCGGCTGGGCCACGGCCGGCTCCGCGCGCCTGCTCGGCCGCCCTGACCTCGGCGCGCTGCGCCCGGGCGCCCAGGCGGACCTCGCGATGTTCCGGCTCGACGGGCTGCGCTTCTCCGGGGCCCACGACCCGCTCTCCGCGCTGCTGCTGTGCGGTGCCGAGCGGGCGGACCGGGTCATGGTGGGCGGGCGCTGGCTCGTGGAGGACGGCGCGATCACCGGCCTGGACGTGGAGGCGCTCACGGCCGAGCACACCGCGGCGGCCCGCCGTCTGGTGCATGCCTGA